The DNA sequence AAGGTACATGATTGGCAATTTTCGTCATAATCCTCTCATTATTAACATCAGAATTGACAGCATAGAAGAGGTGCACATTTCTATGCACTTTACTTGAAGATTGGGAATGTCCCTTTGAGCTGTACCGGTTTTACAACAAGGTCATCATTATACAGTAGTATCAGTTGTTGTGGCACATATTGTAAATATGATTCTCACCATAACCTACATTAAGAACGAGACTACACGTAAAAATATTTATTAACAGAGAAAAGCAATGCCCAGCATCTATTTGATAAATGCAGACGAGAAGAAACAATGGTTACTTTTACAGTGCCTTAATACAAAGATATAACTgggtatttaaaaaaatgtataggCTATTATTAGAATTTAGATAGCCTACTTGGTGAAAATATATTGACATAAATTGATAAATAACGAATTTAGGATGTGGCTTGATTTAGATACGGTTGTGTTCATTGACATTAATTTGAAATTATGATTAGCCTACGAatcaaaaatagaaaatgaaaatAACTATTGTTTTAATTAATGACGAACAATAAACATTAGTTAGTCAATCACAGTCGATGTGATAGGCCTAATTAATAGCCAAGTACGGTGGTTCTAATTAATAACCAAGTACCGTGGGCCTATCACTGAATTAGATAGTTATGTCTAGGTTTTAAGGCACATGAATCCAGGTGTGAATGAAGAAAAATAAAGCTTCATCACTGCTGCACTAACAAAATAGTCCTTTCAATTATTGTAAATGTAGCTCTTACCAATGGTCACACTTTTGGCAGTTTAAGACGTCTAACATGATATTTCTGTTGAATTCaacatttttgtattatttttttcgAATAGCCTAGTGCCTAGTTTACTGTAAAAACAAATATTTATGTATTTGCTAATTATGTTAGCCTAATTGTTTTGGAATTACCATTATTTGTCCCCCAAATATTGGAGTCATAGATGGATGTATAAACTAACGACAGAGCAGAAAACATGAGCAACTGAACTTGTTTTAGAAGTTATCTGTTTAGTGAAGATTCCTCTCTCTGATCTGGTGATGGAACCGAGGTTTTGCTCAGGACAGCTGCAGAATACGGCAAAAATCCACTCTCGGATCTTTGCCCAGATGCTGTGCAGGTGAAGTCAGAGTTGGTACTTCTGGAGCCTAGCGCGCTGGCCGCTTGGCTGCTGTGACAACTGAGGCACGAGCATGGGCCAGTGGCTGATGGCGCGCTGACCGCGGCTGCacatgctgctgctgccgctgctgctgatGCTGCCGCAGAGCTATTGAGGCCTGCGGGTGACTGATAAAGTCCTGGGTGCCTGAAGCCACAGAGAAGCTCTGGTCGTGAGTAAGGATGGGAGAGTGCACGGAAAGTATCGAGAGGGCGAATGGAGGTAGCGAAAGGTGACGATGCAGCACCAGACGCAGCTGCAGCAGCGGCAGCTGCTGTGACACCAACGTGCGGGTAATAGTGCAGAGGCATGTGGGAATGGAAAGGGTATGGTAGACTTCCGGTGGCTGCCGCGTGCGTCATCATGTAGGTGTAAAAGCTTGGATCTGCTGGATGGGGCCAAGACATCGCCAAACGTTGCCTCTTATCCTTCATCCGCCTGTTCTGGAACCATACCTACAGACAGAGAATTATCATTCATGTTTAATAGGACCCTATTCTATCCAACCCGCCTGGTAACATAGTATTTACGCATTACAAAATACCGGGTCGACTCCCCATGCATTCTCCCAGTGTTCAGAATATTCGCGTGTAGTATAACAAAGAGACTGTGTAAACATAGCTAATGTGCGTTTGATAGAATTACGAGTTTTAAACGTATAGGCCAATGTACACTTTTTTGTGAATGGTTATTTTTAGGGACCTCTAAACAAATCAGCAAGTTGAAGAAATTAATTCCAAAGAAGTGCCTCTGACTGTGATTTTTCAGATTCATAGATTCATTTCAGACTATATTCGAGTAGGCCACCTGGTCACATTGTGAATTACCAAACAGATTAGTTTAtacatttatgtgtgtgtgtgtgtgtgtgtgtgtgtgtatgtgtgtatgtgtgtgtttcgaTACATTCATGTTGATCAGCGTGTGTATCTGAATATAGTGTACATCTGAGTATAATTGTAGCCTAGTCTATAGTCCTAACTATTTGtgatacattattattttaatgtATATATTACGCACAAATATATACATTAATATAAGCATATAAGAGAACATACCTTTATTGTAGTTTCAGGTAGATTCAATGATGCGGCCAGTTCACATCTTCTGGGTCTTGAGACATAATTTTCCCTGTAAAACTCTTTCTCCAGTCTTCCTATTTGTTCTCTGGTGAATGCAGTCCGGTATCTTCTAGTCTCGGCATTTGACATGTTCGAGCTCATTCCATTGCCGTTATGATTGGAAAGGGAGGATGAACTTGTGTT is a window from the Coregonus clupeaformis isolate EN_2021a chromosome 23, ASM2061545v1, whole genome shotgun sequence genome containing:
- the evx2 gene encoding homeobox even-skipped homolog protein 2 yields the protein MMERIRKEMILMERGLHSPVSGKRLSNLSDSAGNSVLEALENSQHSGRLSPRITSASLHGSLGDIPTKGKFEIDSLFGTHHNSENTSSAEISSSESRKKIHLYPEVSQDSDMNSDVEVGCPSHRSPSQHKENNNNKGFSDNNSGGSNTSSSSLSNHNGNGMSSNMSNAETRRYRTAFTREQIGRLEKEFYRENYVSRPRRCELAASLNLPETTIKVWFQNRRMKDKRQRLAMSWPHPADPSFYTYMMTHAAATGSLPYPFHSHMPLHYYPHVGVTAAAAAAAASGAASSPFATSIRPLDTFRALSHPYSRPELLCGFRHPGLYQSPAGLNSSAAASAAAAAAACAAAVSAPSATGPCSCLSCHSSQAASALGSRSTNSDFTCTASGQRSESGFLPYSAAVLSKTSVPSPDQREESSLNR